One Tenebrio molitor chromosome 2, icTenMoli1.1, whole genome shotgun sequence genomic region harbors:
- the LOC138123375 gene encoding protein C3orf33 codes for MDEIKNVFGHVINLMEQDNRGVQLGCYSVALIGLSVAIRRVRPFSRFRKPKDIPDRFIKERKELTGLVESIDPNGALLMVRHKPLLALPGLPGGHLPVKISGVTVSGLGLSWLQAVVTGHEVKFIPLAKGRDFVQCQVLLPKNEKNKQKFINLGESLVKVGFGNVADIEKPISTDRNFLMYYNRLQVAENYARRKELGVKYYIRPVSAFVTDIVKSFNSMLYATYRHIIQIPKMPIS; via the exons ATGGACGAAATCAAAAACGTATTTGGCCATGTTATCAATCTAATGGAGCAAGACAACAGGGGCGTACAG CTCGGTTGTTATTCGGTAGCATTGATCGGCCTAAGTGTCGCAATCAGACGAGTTCGACCT TTTAGCAGATTTCGCAAACCCAAAGATATTCCTGATCGTTTTATTAAAGAACGAAAAGAGTTGACAGGACTAGTAGAGAGCATAGATCCAAATGGAGCTTTACTAATGGTTCGTCATAAACCTTTATTAGCTTTACCAGGACTACCAGGCGGTCATCTACCTGTCAAAATCTCTGGAGTCACGGTTTCAGGACTCGGTTTGAGTTGGTTACAAGCCGTAGTGACTGGTCACGAGGTTAAGTTTATTCCATTAGCTAAAGGACGAGATTTTGTTCAGTGCCAAGTGTTGTTACCTAAGAATGAAAAG aataaacaaaaatttattaacctTGGAGAATCACTTGTAAAAGTTGGCTTTGGAAATGTCGCTGACATCGAAAAACCTATTTCCACCGATCGCAATTTCTTGATGTACTATAACCGTTTACAAGTAGCTGAGAACTACGCACGGCGCAAAGAATTGGGTGTGAAGTATTACATAAGACCGGTCAGTGCATTTGTAACTGATATCGTGAAGAGCTTCAACAGCATGTTGTACGCCACTTACAGGCATATTATTCAGATTCCGAAAATGCCTATCTCCTAG
- the LOC138123368 gene encoding TSC22 domain family protein 1 isoform X2 — protein sequence MLPGSVDPRRPDKVQRYKPPTANTNGQGEDLTPDYMNILGQRATTANAAAEATADKHVVDGVGAVNVSTATIAEPNLQPHHTAEEGQAEETAPNSNATNVIPTSPQYGVAIIPTNVSIADLPTETVTISTDTVIDTTAKQLPDDSKDLHSTPSRNDRFKVVKIASLEPFKRGRWKCMDYVDEAPPPITQPSKVTQSTGSISVPAAGVYLQTQSLPQQQIQQMLLQGGYTNGTQFFPNVPAQMIPQTQYFYPPGANMQTQTLPQQLVNATGVPSSMPTQFINASQPYFATGVVQNSGFALPPNYQNVQYVPANILQNQGSAFVPTSQTVQLPANFQQSQTYAGQPNVTAPMVNGHAFPQQNEQQQVTSSSLPTQAAKSVILNTSVQQPVVSQSQISQPNIQNQIPVVQNSTQSQSVPVIQNQQYQQNTNFQQLPNQSQNSTQVQPNVVQNTQVFDQNQSAPKVVPAPIFDQNQAPQVVSVPSILDKTQANNVYTNPQFDMNVNSLTVLENPDASAETVNETSSGTEVTSDNPDDPSKTNPVVNAIDNKIEQAMDLVKSHLMYTVREEVEVLKEKIAELMEKIQQLETENNFLRSQIPKSQAPGAATPILTTSTPMVNPTTTTTTTSTAPNETGQQ from the exons ATGCTTCCTGGTAGTGTTGATCCTCGAAGACCAGACAAAGTTCAAAGGTATAAACCACCAACTGCGAATACCAATGGACAGGGGGAAGATCTCACACCAGATTATATGAACATCTTAG GTCAACGCGCGACCACGGCAAATGCAGCAGCGGAGGCTACGGCAGACAAACACGTGGTGGACGGCGTCGGTGCTGTGAACGTATCCACGGCGACGATCGCTGAGCCGAACCTGCAGCCCCACCACACGGCTGAAGAAGGCCAGGCCGAAGAGACGGCCCCCAACTCGAACGCCACCAACGTGATACCCACCAGCCCTCAATACGGCGTCGCCATAATACCGACCAACGTCAGCATCGCAGACTTACCCACAGAAACGGTCACCATATCCACCGACACGGTGATCGACACCACGGCGAAGCAGCTCCCGGACGATTCCAAAGACCTGCACTCGACTCCGAGCAGGAACGACCGCTTCAAGGTGGTAAAGATCGCGAGTTTGGAACCGTTCAAGAGGGGCCGGTGGAAATGCATGGACTACGTCGACGAGGCCCCACCGCCCATAACCCAGCCGAGTAAAGTGACCCAATCGACGGGGAGCATCTCGGTCCCGGCCGCGGGAGTCTACCTCCAGACGCAGAGCCTGCCGCAGCAGCAGATCCAGCAGATGCTGCTGCAGGGCGGTTACACCAACGGCACGCAGTTTTTTCCCAACGTGCCGGCGCAGATGATACCCCAAACTCAGTATTTTTACCCGCCGGGGGCCAACATGCAGACCCAGACGCTGCCCCAGCAGCTGGTGAACGCGACGGGGGTGCCCAGCAGCATGCCGACGCAGTTCATCAACGCCTCCCAGCCGTATTTCGCGACGGGGGTGGTGCAGAATTCCGGCTTTGCCCTGCCCCCGAACTACCAGAACGTTCAGTACGTCCCGGCCAACATCCTCCAGAACCAGGGTAGCGCCTTCGTGCCGACGTCTCAAACCGTGCAGTTGCCGGCGAATTTCCAGCAGAGCCAGACGTACGCCGGACAGCCCAACGTGACGGCGCCGATGGTCAACGGACACGCATTTCCGCAGCAGAACGAGCAGCAGCAGGTCACGTCGAGCAGTCTGCCCACTCAGGCGGCGAAAAGTGTCATCTTGAACACCAGCGTCCAACAGCCGGTCGTCAGCCAGTCGCAGATTTCCCAACCCAACATTCAAAACCAAATACCGGTGGTGCAGAACAGCACCCAGTCTCAATCAGTTCCTGTCATTCAAAACCAGCAGTACCAACAGAACACCAACTTCCAACAGCTCCCGAATCAGTCGCAGAATTCTACTCAGGTGCAACCGAACGTTGTGCAAAATACTCAAGTTTTCGACCAAAACCAGTCGGCCCCCAAAGTCGTCCCGGCGCCCATTTTCGATCAAAATCAAGCCCCGCAAGTCGTGTCAGTTCCTTCAATTTTAGATAAGACTCAAGCGAACAACGTGTATACGAATCCCCAGTTCGATATGAACGTTAATAGTTTGACCGTATTAGAGAATCCGGATGCGTCCGCAGAAACCGTCAACGAGACGAGTAGCGGAACGGAAGTGACGTCGGATAATCCCGACGACCCCTCGAAGACGAATCCCGTGGTCAACGCGATCGACAACAAGATCGAACAAGCGATGGATCTGGTCAAGAGTCACCTCATGTATACGGTTCGGGAGGAGGTGGAAGTGCTCAAAGAGAAGATCGCCGAATTGATGGAGAAAATTCAGCAGTTGGAGACCGAAAACAATTTTCTTCGATCGCAGATTCCAAAGAGCCAGGCTCCGGGAGCGGCGACTCCCATTCTAACCACTTCAACTCCAATGGTCAACCCgaccaccaccaccaccactACAAGCACCGCGCCTAACGAAACCGGTCAACAGTAG
- the LOC138123368 gene encoding TSC22 domain family protein 1 isoform X5, producing the protein MTNHSQRATTANAAAEATADKHVVDGVGAVNVSTATIAEPNLQPHHTAEEGQAEETAPNSNATNVIPTSPQYGVAIIPTNVSIADLPTETVTISTDTVIDTTAKQLPDDSKDLHSTPSRNDRFKVVKIASLEPFKRGRWKCMDYVDEAPPPITQPSKVTQSTGSISVPAAGVYLQTQSLPQQQIQQMLLQGGYTNGTQFFPNVPAQMIPQTQYFYPPGANMQTQTLPQQLVNATGVPSSMPTQFINASQPYFATGVVQNSGFALPPNYQNVQYVPANILQNQGSAFVPTSQTVQLPANFQQSQTYAGQPNVTAPMVNGHAFPQQNEQQQVTSSSLPTQAAKSVILNTSVQQPVVSQSQISQPNIQNQIPVVQNSTQSQSVPVIQNQQYQQNTNFQQLPNQSQNSTQVQPNVVQNTQVFDQNQSAPKVVPAPIFDQNQAPQVVSVPSILDKTQANNVYTNPQFDMNVNSLTVLENPDASAETVNETSSGTEVTSDNPDDPSKTNPVVNAIDNKIEQAMDLVKSHLMYTVREEVEVLKEKIAELMEKIQQLETENNFLRSQIPKSQAPGAATPILTTSTPMVNPTTTTTTTSTAPNETGQQ; encoded by the exons ATGACAAATCACA GTCAACGCGCGACCACGGCAAATGCAGCAGCGGAGGCTACGGCAGACAAACACGTGGTGGACGGCGTCGGTGCTGTGAACGTATCCACGGCGACGATCGCTGAGCCGAACCTGCAGCCCCACCACACGGCTGAAGAAGGCCAGGCCGAAGAGACGGCCCCCAACTCGAACGCCACCAACGTGATACCCACCAGCCCTCAATACGGCGTCGCCATAATACCGACCAACGTCAGCATCGCAGACTTACCCACAGAAACGGTCACCATATCCACCGACACGGTGATCGACACCACGGCGAAGCAGCTCCCGGACGATTCCAAAGACCTGCACTCGACTCCGAGCAGGAACGACCGCTTCAAGGTGGTAAAGATCGCGAGTTTGGAACCGTTCAAGAGGGGCCGGTGGAAATGCATGGACTACGTCGACGAGGCCCCACCGCCCATAACCCAGCCGAGTAAAGTGACCCAATCGACGGGGAGCATCTCGGTCCCGGCCGCGGGAGTCTACCTCCAGACGCAGAGCCTGCCGCAGCAGCAGATCCAGCAGATGCTGCTGCAGGGCGGTTACACCAACGGCACGCAGTTTTTTCCCAACGTGCCGGCGCAGATGATACCCCAAACTCAGTATTTTTACCCGCCGGGGGCCAACATGCAGACCCAGACGCTGCCCCAGCAGCTGGTGAACGCGACGGGGGTGCCCAGCAGCATGCCGACGCAGTTCATCAACGCCTCCCAGCCGTATTTCGCGACGGGGGTGGTGCAGAATTCCGGCTTTGCCCTGCCCCCGAACTACCAGAACGTTCAGTACGTCCCGGCCAACATCCTCCAGAACCAGGGTAGCGCCTTCGTGCCGACGTCTCAAACCGTGCAGTTGCCGGCGAATTTCCAGCAGAGCCAGACGTACGCCGGACAGCCCAACGTGACGGCGCCGATGGTCAACGGACACGCATTTCCGCAGCAGAACGAGCAGCAGCAGGTCACGTCGAGCAGTCTGCCCACTCAGGCGGCGAAAAGTGTCATCTTGAACACCAGCGTCCAACAGCCGGTCGTCAGCCAGTCGCAGATTTCCCAACCCAACATTCAAAACCAAATACCGGTGGTGCAGAACAGCACCCAGTCTCAATCAGTTCCTGTCATTCAAAACCAGCAGTACCAACAGAACACCAACTTCCAACAGCTCCCGAATCAGTCGCAGAATTCTACTCAGGTGCAACCGAACGTTGTGCAAAATACTCAAGTTTTCGACCAAAACCAGTCGGCCCCCAAAGTCGTCCCGGCGCCCATTTTCGATCAAAATCAAGCCCCGCAAGTCGTGTCAGTTCCTTCAATTTTAGATAAGACTCAAGCGAACAACGTGTATACGAATCCCCAGTTCGATATGAACGTTAATAGTTTGACCGTATTAGAGAATCCGGATGCGTCCGCAGAAACCGTCAACGAGACGAGTAGCGGAACGGAAGTGACGTCGGATAATCCCGACGACCCCTCGAAGACGAATCCCGTGGTCAACGCGATCGACAACAAGATCGAACAAGCGATGGATCTGGTCAAGAGTCACCTCATGTATACGGTTCGGGAGGAGGTGGAAGTGCTCAAAGAGAAGATCGCCGAATTGATGGAGAAAATTCAGCAGTTGGAGACCGAAAACAATTTTCTTCGATCGCAGATTCCAAAGAGCCAGGCTCCGGGAGCGGCGACTCCCATTCTAACCACTTCAACTCCAATGGTCAACCCgaccaccaccaccaccactACAAGCACCGCGCCTAACGAAACCGGTCAACAGTAG
- the LOC138123368 gene encoding TSC22 domain family protein 1 isoform X4, whose protein sequence is MNILSECQRATTANAAAEATADKHVVDGVGAVNVSTATIAEPNLQPHHTAEEGQAEETAPNSNATNVIPTSPQYGVAIIPTNVSIADLPTETVTISTDTVIDTTAKQLPDDSKDLHSTPSRNDRFKVVKIASLEPFKRGRWKCMDYVDEAPPPITQPSKVTQSTGSISVPAAGVYLQTQSLPQQQIQQMLLQGGYTNGTQFFPNVPAQMIPQTQYFYPPGANMQTQTLPQQLVNATGVPSSMPTQFINASQPYFATGVVQNSGFALPPNYQNVQYVPANILQNQGSAFVPTSQTVQLPANFQQSQTYAGQPNVTAPMVNGHAFPQQNEQQQVTSSSLPTQAAKSVILNTSVQQPVVSQSQISQPNIQNQIPVVQNSTQSQSVPVIQNQQYQQNTNFQQLPNQSQNSTQVQPNVVQNTQVFDQNQSAPKVVPAPIFDQNQAPQVVSVPSILDKTQANNVYTNPQFDMNVNSLTVLENPDASAETVNETSSGTEVTSDNPDDPSKTNPVVNAIDNKIEQAMDLVKSHLMYTVREEVEVLKEKIAELMEKIQQLETENNFLRSQIPKSQAPGAATPILTTSTPMVNPTTTTTTTSTAPNETGQQ, encoded by the exons ATGAATATTTTATCCGAAT GTCAACGCGCGACCACGGCAAATGCAGCAGCGGAGGCTACGGCAGACAAACACGTGGTGGACGGCGTCGGTGCTGTGAACGTATCCACGGCGACGATCGCTGAGCCGAACCTGCAGCCCCACCACACGGCTGAAGAAGGCCAGGCCGAAGAGACGGCCCCCAACTCGAACGCCACCAACGTGATACCCACCAGCCCTCAATACGGCGTCGCCATAATACCGACCAACGTCAGCATCGCAGACTTACCCACAGAAACGGTCACCATATCCACCGACACGGTGATCGACACCACGGCGAAGCAGCTCCCGGACGATTCCAAAGACCTGCACTCGACTCCGAGCAGGAACGACCGCTTCAAGGTGGTAAAGATCGCGAGTTTGGAACCGTTCAAGAGGGGCCGGTGGAAATGCATGGACTACGTCGACGAGGCCCCACCGCCCATAACCCAGCCGAGTAAAGTGACCCAATCGACGGGGAGCATCTCGGTCCCGGCCGCGGGAGTCTACCTCCAGACGCAGAGCCTGCCGCAGCAGCAGATCCAGCAGATGCTGCTGCAGGGCGGTTACACCAACGGCACGCAGTTTTTTCCCAACGTGCCGGCGCAGATGATACCCCAAACTCAGTATTTTTACCCGCCGGGGGCCAACATGCAGACCCAGACGCTGCCCCAGCAGCTGGTGAACGCGACGGGGGTGCCCAGCAGCATGCCGACGCAGTTCATCAACGCCTCCCAGCCGTATTTCGCGACGGGGGTGGTGCAGAATTCCGGCTTTGCCCTGCCCCCGAACTACCAGAACGTTCAGTACGTCCCGGCCAACATCCTCCAGAACCAGGGTAGCGCCTTCGTGCCGACGTCTCAAACCGTGCAGTTGCCGGCGAATTTCCAGCAGAGCCAGACGTACGCCGGACAGCCCAACGTGACGGCGCCGATGGTCAACGGACACGCATTTCCGCAGCAGAACGAGCAGCAGCAGGTCACGTCGAGCAGTCTGCCCACTCAGGCGGCGAAAAGTGTCATCTTGAACACCAGCGTCCAACAGCCGGTCGTCAGCCAGTCGCAGATTTCCCAACCCAACATTCAAAACCAAATACCGGTGGTGCAGAACAGCACCCAGTCTCAATCAGTTCCTGTCATTCAAAACCAGCAGTACCAACAGAACACCAACTTCCAACAGCTCCCGAATCAGTCGCAGAATTCTACTCAGGTGCAACCGAACGTTGTGCAAAATACTCAAGTTTTCGACCAAAACCAGTCGGCCCCCAAAGTCGTCCCGGCGCCCATTTTCGATCAAAATCAAGCCCCGCAAGTCGTGTCAGTTCCTTCAATTTTAGATAAGACTCAAGCGAACAACGTGTATACGAATCCCCAGTTCGATATGAACGTTAATAGTTTGACCGTATTAGAGAATCCGGATGCGTCCGCAGAAACCGTCAACGAGACGAGTAGCGGAACGGAAGTGACGTCGGATAATCCCGACGACCCCTCGAAGACGAATCCCGTGGTCAACGCGATCGACAACAAGATCGAACAAGCGATGGATCTGGTCAAGAGTCACCTCATGTATACGGTTCGGGAGGAGGTGGAAGTGCTCAAAGAGAAGATCGCCGAATTGATGGAGAAAATTCAGCAGTTGGAGACCGAAAACAATTTTCTTCGATCGCAGATTCCAAAGAGCCAGGCTCCGGGAGCGGCGACTCCCATTCTAACCACTTCAACTCCAATGGTCAACCCgaccaccaccaccaccactACAAGCACCGCGCCTAACGAAACCGGTCAACAGTAG
- the LOC138123368 gene encoding TSC22 domain family protein 1 isoform X1 produces the protein MLGSPSFIIVRMLPGSVDPRRPDKVQRYKPPTANTNGQGEDLTPDYMNILGQRATTANAAAEATADKHVVDGVGAVNVSTATIAEPNLQPHHTAEEGQAEETAPNSNATNVIPTSPQYGVAIIPTNVSIADLPTETVTISTDTVIDTTAKQLPDDSKDLHSTPSRNDRFKVVKIASLEPFKRGRWKCMDYVDEAPPPITQPSKVTQSTGSISVPAAGVYLQTQSLPQQQIQQMLLQGGYTNGTQFFPNVPAQMIPQTQYFYPPGANMQTQTLPQQLVNATGVPSSMPTQFINASQPYFATGVVQNSGFALPPNYQNVQYVPANILQNQGSAFVPTSQTVQLPANFQQSQTYAGQPNVTAPMVNGHAFPQQNEQQQVTSSSLPTQAAKSVILNTSVQQPVVSQSQISQPNIQNQIPVVQNSTQSQSVPVIQNQQYQQNTNFQQLPNQSQNSTQVQPNVVQNTQVFDQNQSAPKVVPAPIFDQNQAPQVVSVPSILDKTQANNVYTNPQFDMNVNSLTVLENPDASAETVNETSSGTEVTSDNPDDPSKTNPVVNAIDNKIEQAMDLVKSHLMYTVREEVEVLKEKIAELMEKIQQLETENNFLRSQIPKSQAPGAATPILTTSTPMVNPTTTTTTTSTAPNETGQQ, from the exons ATGTTGGGGTCTCCTTCGTTTATTATC GTCAGAATGCTTCCTGGTAGTGTTGATCCTCGAAGACCAGACAAAGTTCAAAGGTATAAACCACCAACTGCGAATACCAATGGACAGGGGGAAGATCTCACACCAGATTATATGAACATCTTAG GTCAACGCGCGACCACGGCAAATGCAGCAGCGGAGGCTACGGCAGACAAACACGTGGTGGACGGCGTCGGTGCTGTGAACGTATCCACGGCGACGATCGCTGAGCCGAACCTGCAGCCCCACCACACGGCTGAAGAAGGCCAGGCCGAAGAGACGGCCCCCAACTCGAACGCCACCAACGTGATACCCACCAGCCCTCAATACGGCGTCGCCATAATACCGACCAACGTCAGCATCGCAGACTTACCCACAGAAACGGTCACCATATCCACCGACACGGTGATCGACACCACGGCGAAGCAGCTCCCGGACGATTCCAAAGACCTGCACTCGACTCCGAGCAGGAACGACCGCTTCAAGGTGGTAAAGATCGCGAGTTTGGAACCGTTCAAGAGGGGCCGGTGGAAATGCATGGACTACGTCGACGAGGCCCCACCGCCCATAACCCAGCCGAGTAAAGTGACCCAATCGACGGGGAGCATCTCGGTCCCGGCCGCGGGAGTCTACCTCCAGACGCAGAGCCTGCCGCAGCAGCAGATCCAGCAGATGCTGCTGCAGGGCGGTTACACCAACGGCACGCAGTTTTTTCCCAACGTGCCGGCGCAGATGATACCCCAAACTCAGTATTTTTACCCGCCGGGGGCCAACATGCAGACCCAGACGCTGCCCCAGCAGCTGGTGAACGCGACGGGGGTGCCCAGCAGCATGCCGACGCAGTTCATCAACGCCTCCCAGCCGTATTTCGCGACGGGGGTGGTGCAGAATTCCGGCTTTGCCCTGCCCCCGAACTACCAGAACGTTCAGTACGTCCCGGCCAACATCCTCCAGAACCAGGGTAGCGCCTTCGTGCCGACGTCTCAAACCGTGCAGTTGCCGGCGAATTTCCAGCAGAGCCAGACGTACGCCGGACAGCCCAACGTGACGGCGCCGATGGTCAACGGACACGCATTTCCGCAGCAGAACGAGCAGCAGCAGGTCACGTCGAGCAGTCTGCCCACTCAGGCGGCGAAAAGTGTCATCTTGAACACCAGCGTCCAACAGCCGGTCGTCAGCCAGTCGCAGATTTCCCAACCCAACATTCAAAACCAAATACCGGTGGTGCAGAACAGCACCCAGTCTCAATCAGTTCCTGTCATTCAAAACCAGCAGTACCAACAGAACACCAACTTCCAACAGCTCCCGAATCAGTCGCAGAATTCTACTCAGGTGCAACCGAACGTTGTGCAAAATACTCAAGTTTTCGACCAAAACCAGTCGGCCCCCAAAGTCGTCCCGGCGCCCATTTTCGATCAAAATCAAGCCCCGCAAGTCGTGTCAGTTCCTTCAATTTTAGATAAGACTCAAGCGAACAACGTGTATACGAATCCCCAGTTCGATATGAACGTTAATAGTTTGACCGTATTAGAGAATCCGGATGCGTCCGCAGAAACCGTCAACGAGACGAGTAGCGGAACGGAAGTGACGTCGGATAATCCCGACGACCCCTCGAAGACGAATCCCGTGGTCAACGCGATCGACAACAAGATCGAACAAGCGATGGATCTGGTCAAGAGTCACCTCATGTATACGGTTCGGGAGGAGGTGGAAGTGCTCAAAGAGAAGATCGCCGAATTGATGGAGAAAATTCAGCAGTTGGAGACCGAAAACAATTTTCTTCGATCGCAGATTCCAAAGAGCCAGGCTCCGGGAGCGGCGACTCCCATTCTAACCACTTCAACTCCAATGGTCAACCCgaccaccaccaccaccactACAAGCACCGCGCCTAACGAAACCGGTCAACAGTAG
- the LOC138123368 gene encoding TSC22 domain family protein 1 isoform X3 encodes MVLVSVPGDCHTSLAGTLKAIFTFRSCKGVSGQRATTANAAAEATADKHVVDGVGAVNVSTATIAEPNLQPHHTAEEGQAEETAPNSNATNVIPTSPQYGVAIIPTNVSIADLPTETVTISTDTVIDTTAKQLPDDSKDLHSTPSRNDRFKVVKIASLEPFKRGRWKCMDYVDEAPPPITQPSKVTQSTGSISVPAAGVYLQTQSLPQQQIQQMLLQGGYTNGTQFFPNVPAQMIPQTQYFYPPGANMQTQTLPQQLVNATGVPSSMPTQFINASQPYFATGVVQNSGFALPPNYQNVQYVPANILQNQGSAFVPTSQTVQLPANFQQSQTYAGQPNVTAPMVNGHAFPQQNEQQQVTSSSLPTQAAKSVILNTSVQQPVVSQSQISQPNIQNQIPVVQNSTQSQSVPVIQNQQYQQNTNFQQLPNQSQNSTQVQPNVVQNTQVFDQNQSAPKVVPAPIFDQNQAPQVVSVPSILDKTQANNVYTNPQFDMNVNSLTVLENPDASAETVNETSSGTEVTSDNPDDPSKTNPVVNAIDNKIEQAMDLVKSHLMYTVREEVEVLKEKIAELMEKIQQLETENNFLRSQIPKSQAPGAATPILTTSTPMVNPTTTTTTTSTAPNETGQQ; translated from the exons ATGGTCCTGGTTTCTGTGCCCGGAGACTGCCACACATCTTTAGCGGGAACCTTGAAGGCTATCTTCACATTCAGATCATGTAAAGGTGTCTCAG GTCAACGCGCGACCACGGCAAATGCAGCAGCGGAGGCTACGGCAGACAAACACGTGGTGGACGGCGTCGGTGCTGTGAACGTATCCACGGCGACGATCGCTGAGCCGAACCTGCAGCCCCACCACACGGCTGAAGAAGGCCAGGCCGAAGAGACGGCCCCCAACTCGAACGCCACCAACGTGATACCCACCAGCCCTCAATACGGCGTCGCCATAATACCGACCAACGTCAGCATCGCAGACTTACCCACAGAAACGGTCACCATATCCACCGACACGGTGATCGACACCACGGCGAAGCAGCTCCCGGACGATTCCAAAGACCTGCACTCGACTCCGAGCAGGAACGACCGCTTCAAGGTGGTAAAGATCGCGAGTTTGGAACCGTTCAAGAGGGGCCGGTGGAAATGCATGGACTACGTCGACGAGGCCCCACCGCCCATAACCCAGCCGAGTAAAGTGACCCAATCGACGGGGAGCATCTCGGTCCCGGCCGCGGGAGTCTACCTCCAGACGCAGAGCCTGCCGCAGCAGCAGATCCAGCAGATGCTGCTGCAGGGCGGTTACACCAACGGCACGCAGTTTTTTCCCAACGTGCCGGCGCAGATGATACCCCAAACTCAGTATTTTTACCCGCCGGGGGCCAACATGCAGACCCAGACGCTGCCCCAGCAGCTGGTGAACGCGACGGGGGTGCCCAGCAGCATGCCGACGCAGTTCATCAACGCCTCCCAGCCGTATTTCGCGACGGGGGTGGTGCAGAATTCCGGCTTTGCCCTGCCCCCGAACTACCAGAACGTTCAGTACGTCCCGGCCAACATCCTCCAGAACCAGGGTAGCGCCTTCGTGCCGACGTCTCAAACCGTGCAGTTGCCGGCGAATTTCCAGCAGAGCCAGACGTACGCCGGACAGCCCAACGTGACGGCGCCGATGGTCAACGGACACGCATTTCCGCAGCAGAACGAGCAGCAGCAGGTCACGTCGAGCAGTCTGCCCACTCAGGCGGCGAAAAGTGTCATCTTGAACACCAGCGTCCAACAGCCGGTCGTCAGCCAGTCGCAGATTTCCCAACCCAACATTCAAAACCAAATACCGGTGGTGCAGAACAGCACCCAGTCTCAATCAGTTCCTGTCATTCAAAACCAGCAGTACCAACAGAACACCAACTTCCAACAGCTCCCGAATCAGTCGCAGAATTCTACTCAGGTGCAACCGAACGTTGTGCAAAATACTCAAGTTTTCGACCAAAACCAGTCGGCCCCCAAAGTCGTCCCGGCGCCCATTTTCGATCAAAATCAAGCCCCGCAAGTCGTGTCAGTTCCTTCAATTTTAGATAAGACTCAAGCGAACAACGTGTATACGAATCCCCAGTTCGATATGAACGTTAATAGTTTGACCGTATTAGAGAATCCGGATGCGTCCGCAGAAACCGTCAACGAGACGAGTAGCGGAACGGAAGTGACGTCGGATAATCCCGACGACCCCTCGAAGACGAATCCCGTGGTCAACGCGATCGACAACAAGATCGAACAAGCGATGGATCTGGTCAAGAGTCACCTCATGTATACGGTTCGGGAGGAGGTGGAAGTGCTCAAAGAGAAGATCGCCGAATTGATGGAGAAAATTCAGCAGTTGGAGACCGAAAACAATTTTCTTCGATCGCAGATTCCAAAGAGCCAGGCTCCGGGAGCGGCGACTCCCATTCTAACCACTTCAACTCCAATGGTCAACCCgaccaccaccaccaccactACAAGCACCGCGCCTAACGAAACCGGTCAACAGTAG